One Aerococcus urinaeequi DNA segment encodes these proteins:
- a CDS encoding PLP-dependent aminotransferase family protein, translating into MTNNFAKRTIGLQTSPLRENAKKAGTDPNTISFSFGYPSKDAYPIDTLRQISDNLYDNEEPDSYLQYGQTEGVPELREALKERLAKKIQLETDEDLIITSGATQGIALSVKLFCNEGDIVLCEAQTFHGAVTSIKSNGAIPEGIPRTTSSNIDFDYLEKRLSEDVDKRIKLLYLIPTFQNPLGTSLTLEERKTIYELAKKYDVVIIEDDPYGELQYTGEVIPRIKSLDEDGRVIYVGSFSKILAPSTRLGFMIASSDILEKVIVLKQVADSHTNNYWQRVLLGFIKEYDFEGHVAFLKDYYGQKCQLMVDKLNEMPSEYIDFTVPTGGYFINCQLKEDVDIEAFYQYLADRHVVVIHGNVMSVDHVGFEDNFRLNFTRPSTEDIEKGIEVIKEALIVAKK; encoded by the coding sequence ATGACAAACAATTTTGCGAAACGAACTATCGGACTTCAGACGTCTCCCTTAAGAGAGAACGCCAAAAAAGCAGGGACAGATCCCAACACAATTTCTTTCTCGTTTGGTTATCCATCAAAAGATGCCTACCCAATAGACACATTGAGACAGATATCTGATAATCTTTATGATAATGAAGAGCCAGATTCTTATTTACAATATGGTCAAACGGAAGGAGTCCCAGAACTAAGAGAAGCCTTAAAAGAAAGATTAGCGAAAAAAATCCAGTTAGAAACAGACGAAGATTTAATCATCACTTCCGGTGCTACCCAAGGGATTGCACTTTCGGTCAAGTTATTTTGTAATGAAGGGGATATAGTTTTATGTGAGGCGCAAACCTTTCACGGAGCAGTGACTTCTATCAAATCAAACGGCGCTATACCAGAAGGAATTCCGAGAACAACAAGCTCTAATATCGATTTTGATTATTTAGAAAAAAGACTTAGTGAAGATGTGGATAAACGGATTAAATTGCTGTACTTAATTCCGACCTTCCAAAATCCTTTAGGCACAAGTCTTACTTTAGAAGAGCGAAAGACCATCTATGAATTAGCTAAAAAATATGATGTCGTTATCATAGAAGACGATCCATACGGCGAATTACAGTATACAGGCGAAGTGATCCCGCGCATTAAGTCGCTTGATGAGGATGGTCGCGTAATCTATGTGGGTTCTTTTTCAAAAATCCTCGCACCTAGTACGCGTTTAGGTTTTATGATTGCTTCAAGTGACATTCTTGAAAAAGTGATCGTCTTAAAACAAGTGGCAGACTCCCATACCAACAACTATTGGCAACGAGTCTTACTGGGCTTTATCAAAGAATACGACTTTGAAGGCCATGTGGCTTTTTTGAAAGACTATTACGGTCAGAAATGCCAACTTATGGTCGACAAGTTAAATGAAATGCCATCAGAATATATTGATTTTACGGTACCAACAGGTGGTTATTTTATCAATTGTCAGCTTAAAGAAGATGTGGATATTGAGGCCTTCTACCAGTATTTGGCGGACCGTCATGTGGTGGTGATTCACGGTAATGTGATGAGCGTAGACCATGTTGGCTTCGAAGATAATTTTCGGTTGAATTTCACAAGACCGTCCACTGAGGATATTGAAAAAGGGATTGAAGTCATCAAAGAAGCTCTGATAGTAGCAAAAAAATAA
- a CDS encoding beta-glucoside-specific PTS transporter subunit IIABC — protein sequence MAIKDYKALANDIVKNVGGEENVDGLRHCVTRLRFNLKDESKANTDTIKGLDGVVTVMKASGQYQVVIGNEVADVYEAIVDTTKLGGDEASGSSNNAPEDDDRKLADKAIDFISGVFQPFLMPLAATGMIKGIVAILGTFGLNATNSGLYLLLQVAGDGFFQYLPVMVALTTARKLKMNVFTALAIAVAFLHPALSTSMTNDVLYTLFEGTPFASDIYSTVFGLPVILPSNGYFSAIIPIIVAVWLGSRLEKWFKQRIPSTVNSFLTPFFTIIIAVPIALMVVGPVATWAASLIGVFFTWLQGVSPLVFGALLAASWQLLVIFGLHWGIIPITYLLLAETGLNPLGPLMQISTFGILGVLLAMLIKGNEKKLRDIAIPGAISTLFGVTEPVIYGIMIPLRRPFIYAIIANIFAGAYAGAMDTLAYRTGGLGIFSLMNMIDNEGNLGANFWNVAISYAIAVAIGFILQMVFPVNRLEEELPAEALAAGDASGNEPSASQAVVSDAEMAASAKEEIIASPLVGDILPLSAVADEVFASGALGKGVAIQPSEGKVLAPANGTVSVLFPTGHAVGITTDTGVELLIHIGLDTVNLDGRGYTSHVEKGQKVSAGDLLVEFDIATINEAGYDTITPVIVTNTDNFTDVLTTNEPVVARNDYLFTIVK from the coding sequence ATGGCAATAAAAGATTACAAAGCTCTTGCAAACGATATTGTAAAAAATGTCGGTGGCGAAGAGAATGTCGATGGGTTACGGCATTGTGTAACCCGGTTACGGTTCAATTTAAAGGATGAATCAAAGGCTAATACGGATACCATCAAAGGTTTAGATGGGGTCGTAACAGTCATGAAAGCATCCGGCCAATACCAAGTAGTCATTGGGAATGAAGTAGCAGATGTTTATGAAGCTATCGTTGATACCACTAAGCTTGGTGGAGACGAAGCGAGTGGAAGCAGTAACAATGCACCTGAAGACGATGACCGTAAACTTGCGGACAAAGCCATCGACTTCATCTCGGGTGTATTCCAACCCTTCTTGATGCCTCTTGCAGCAACAGGGATGATCAAGGGTATCGTGGCTATTTTAGGAACATTTGGCTTAAACGCTACCAACAGTGGTTTATATTTACTGCTTCAAGTAGCTGGGGACGGGTTCTTCCAGTATCTACCAGTTATGGTTGCCTTAACGACGGCTAGAAAATTGAAGATGAATGTATTTACGGCATTAGCCATCGCAGTAGCTTTCCTCCATCCGGCCCTATCAACTTCAATGACCAACGACGTTTTATACACCTTATTTGAAGGGACACCCTTTGCTTCAGATATTTATTCAACGGTCTTTGGCCTACCGGTTATCTTACCGTCAAATGGTTACTTCTCAGCAATCATTCCAATCATTGTTGCGGTATGGTTAGGGTCTCGTCTTGAAAAATGGTTCAAGCAACGCATTCCTTCTACAGTGAATTCATTCCTAACACCATTCTTTACGATTATCATCGCTGTACCAATCGCCTTGATGGTTGTTGGACCAGTTGCCACATGGGCAGCCAGCCTAATCGGCGTATTCTTCACTTGGTTACAAGGGGTATCACCATTAGTCTTCGGTGCTTTACTAGCCGCTTCTTGGCAGTTATTAGTGATCTTCGGGTTACACTGGGGTATCATCCCAATTACCTACTTACTATTAGCTGAAACGGGTTTAAACCCACTTGGGCCACTAATGCAAATTTCAACATTCGGTATCCTTGGGGTTCTATTAGCTATGTTAATTAAGGGTAATGAGAAGAAACTCAGAGATATCGCCATTCCTGGTGCGATTTCGACCTTATTCGGGGTGACTGAGCCAGTTATCTATGGGATTATGATTCCACTGAGACGTCCATTCATCTATGCCATTATCGCCAACATCTTTGCCGGTGCTTATGCAGGTGCCATGGATACCTTGGCTTACCGTACTGGTGGTTTAGGCATTTTCAGTTTAATGAACATGATCGACAACGAAGGGAACTTAGGGGCTAACTTCTGGAACGTGGCCATTTCTTATGCCATCGCCGTCGCCATTGGTTTTATCCTACAAATGGTTTTCCCAGTGAATCGTTTGGAAGAAGAGTTACCAGCCGAAGCATTAGCAGCAGGTGACGCTTCGGGAAATGAACCATCAGCATCTCAAGCTGTGGTTTCTGACGCTGAAATGGCAGCTTCTGCCAAGGAAGAAATTATCGCTAGCCCCTTAGTGGGTGACATTTTGCCATTAAGTGCGGTCGCTGACGAAGTATTCGCCAGTGGTGCTTTAGGCAAAGGGGTTGCTATTCAACCAAGCGAGGGGAAAGTCCTAGCACCAGCCAATGGAACAGTTTCTGTACTATTTCCAACGGGACACGCAGTCGGGATTACGACGGATACTGGGGTTGAATTGTTGATTCATATTGGCTTGGATACGGTGAATCTTGATGGTCGCGGTTATACAAGTCATGTGGAAAAAGGGCAAAAAGTTTCAGCTGGGGATTTACTGGTCGAGTTTGATATCGCTACCATCAATGAAGCTGGTTATGATACCATTACTCCTGTAATAGTGACCAATACGGATAACTTTACGGATGTATTAACTACGAATGAGCCGGTTGTCGCTCGAAATGATTATTTATTTACTATTGTTAAGTAA
- a CDS encoding 6-phospho-beta-glucosidase: protein MSRKLPDGFLWGGATAANQLEGGYLEGGKGLTSVDLIPHGAQRYAVTAGEVHYSEVTEGSHFPSHEAIDFYHHFKEDIALFAEMGMKSYRFSMAWSRIFPTGFESEPNEEGLKFYEDVIDELLKYGIEPVVTINHFDVPKTLIDELGSWRDRQMVDLFVNYATALFNRYKGKVKYWISFNEINMLLHLPFMGAGIYLGDLSEEERTQVLYKAAHHELLASAKITKVLREIDPEAKMGSMLAAGEYYPYSSNPEDVWAANLSNRDNYFFIDVQAGGEYPEWAKIMFENEGIDIGITEEDEAILRENTVDYITFSYYSSRVSKGQIAEDDIVTGNAFSGVKNPYLEESEWGWAIDPLGLRTTMNALWDRYRKPLFIVENGLGAIDTVEEDGTINDDYRIEYLKAHINSFMDAVEEDGVPLWGYTPWGIIDLVSAGTGEMSKRYGLIYVDRQDDGTGDLHRSKKKSFDWYKEVIESNGQAAR from the coding sequence ATGTCTAGAAAATTACCTGATGGATTCTTATGGGGTGGCGCTACAGCCGCAAATCAATTAGAAGGTGGCTACCTTGAAGGGGGCAAGGGGTTAACAAGTGTTGACTTAATTCCTCATGGCGCACAACGTTACGCGGTTACAGCTGGCGAAGTGCATTATTCGGAAGTAACTGAAGGATCACATTTCCCTTCTCATGAAGCGATTGACTTCTACCACCACTTCAAAGAAGATATCGCCTTGTTTGCTGAAATGGGGATGAAATCTTATCGTTTCTCAATGGCTTGGTCTCGTATCTTCCCAACTGGATTTGAATCAGAACCAAATGAAGAAGGGTTGAAATTCTACGAAGACGTGATTGATGAATTGTTGAAATACGGCATTGAACCTGTTGTAACAATCAACCACTTCGATGTACCCAAAACATTGATTGATGAATTGGGTTCTTGGCGTGACCGTCAGATGGTTGACCTATTCGTTAACTACGCGACAGCTTTATTCAATCGCTACAAGGGTAAAGTAAAATACTGGATTTCTTTCAATGAAATCAACATGTTACTACATTTACCATTTATGGGTGCAGGCATTTACCTTGGCGACTTAAGTGAAGAAGAACGTACCCAAGTCTTATACAAAGCAGCCCACCATGAATTATTAGCGAGTGCTAAAATTACCAAAGTGCTTCGTGAAATCGATCCAGAAGCTAAAATGGGTTCAATGTTGGCAGCTGGTGAGTACTATCCATACTCATCAAACCCAGAAGACGTTTGGGCAGCTAACTTAAGCAACCGCGATAACTACTTCTTTATCGACGTACAAGCGGGTGGTGAGTACCCTGAATGGGCGAAAATCATGTTTGAAAACGAAGGTATTGATATTGGTATCACAGAGGAAGATGAAGCGATTTTACGTGAAAATACTGTAGACTACATCACTTTCTCTTATTATTCAAGTCGTGTATCTAAAGGCCAAATCGCTGAAGATGATATTGTCACAGGTAATGCCTTCTCAGGTGTAAAAAACCCATACTTAGAAGAATCTGAATGGGGTTGGGCCATTGATCCACTAGGGTTGCGTACAACAATGAACGCCCTTTGGGACCGTTACCGCAAACCATTATTTATCGTTGAAAATGGTCTAGGTGCGATCGACACAGTTGAAGAAGATGGGACAATCAATGACGACTACCGGATTGAATACCTTAAAGCGCATATCAATAGCTTCATGGATGCTGTTGAAGAAGATGGTGTACCATTATGGGGTTACACACCATGGGGAATCATCGACTTAGTATCAGCTGGTACAGGTGAAATGTCTAAACGTTACGGTTTAATCTACGTTGACCGCCAAGACGACGGGACTGGTGACTTACACCGTTCTAAGAAAAAATCGTTTGACTGGTATAAAGAAGTTATCGAATCAAATGGACAAGCAGCCCGTTAA
- a CDS encoding glycoside hydrolase family 1 protein: protein MSQYRFPDGFLWGGAAAANQFEGAFDVDGKGLSVQDVTPNGGMGEITDGPTEDNLKLVGIDFYNRYKEDVALFAEMGFKVFRTSIAWSRIFPNGDDAEPNEAGLQFYDDLFDELHKYGIEPLVTLSHYETPLNLTKQYNGWTNRKLIGFFEKYATTVFTRYKDKVKYWLTFNEVNSVLHAPFMSGGIDTPPEELSKQDLYQAVHHELVASASVTKIAHEINPDFQVGCMVLAMPTYPITPNPDDVMAAHLAENQNYLFSDIHARGEYPAYINRYFAENSIEIQFADGDKELLKENTVDFISFSYYMSIAEAADHSQYEAGEGNIMGGIPNPYLEASEWGWQVDPVGLRLILNQFYDRYQLPLFIVENGLGAKDVLVDGPNGEKTVEDDYRIKYMNDHLAQVGEALLDGVDIMGYTSWGCIDLVSASTAQMSKRYGFIYVDRNDDGSGTLDRYKKKSFSWYKDVIATNGGNLN, encoded by the coding sequence ATGAGTCAATATAGATTTCCAGATGGTTTCTTATGGGGCGGGGCTGCCGCGGCCAATCAATTTGAAGGTGCTTTTGATGTAGATGGTAAAGGTTTGTCTGTTCAAGACGTTACACCAAATGGTGGGATGGGTGAGATTACTGATGGCCCGACAGAAGATAACTTGAAGTTAGTGGGTATTGACTTCTATAACCGTTATAAAGAAGATGTGGCTTTATTCGCTGAAATGGGCTTTAAAGTTTTTCGTACATCTATTGCTTGGTCTCGTATTTTTCCAAACGGAGATGACGCAGAACCAAACGAGGCCGGACTACAATTCTATGATGACTTGTTCGACGAGCTCCATAAATATGGGATTGAACCTTTGGTGACTTTGTCTCATTATGAAACCCCATTAAACTTAACCAAACAATACAACGGTTGGACCAACCGTAAATTGATTGGTTTCTTTGAGAAATATGCCACAACTGTATTTACGCGTTACAAAGACAAGGTCAAATACTGGTTAACTTTCAATGAAGTGAACTCTGTTTTACATGCGCCATTCATGTCTGGTGGGATCGATACACCACCTGAAGAATTGTCGAAACAAGACTTATACCAAGCTGTTCACCATGAGTTAGTGGCCTCTGCATCAGTAACGAAAATCGCCCACGAAATCAATCCAGACTTTCAAGTGGGTTGTATGGTGCTTGCCATGCCAACGTACCCAATTACACCTAATCCGGATGATGTAATGGCTGCACACTTAGCTGAAAACCAAAACTACTTATTCTCAGATATCCATGCACGCGGGGAATACCCAGCATATATCAACCGTTATTTTGCGGAAAATAGTATTGAGATTCAATTCGCTGACGGGGATAAAGAGTTATTGAAAGAAAATACAGTGGACTTTATTTCCTTCTCTTACTACATGTCGATTGCTGAAGCGGCTGACCACAGCCAATATGAAGCTGGTGAAGGGAACATTATGGGGGGGATTCCAAACCCATACCTAGAAGCATCAGAATGGGGATGGCAAGTGGACCCTGTTGGTTTGCGTTTAATCTTAAACCAATTCTATGACCGCTACCAATTACCATTATTTATTGTAGAAAATGGTTTAGGCGCCAAAGATGTCTTAGTTGATGGCCCAAACGGCGAGAAGACCGTCGAAGATGACTACCGAATCAAATACATGAACGACCACTTAGCCCAAGTTGGTGAAGCCTTATTAGATGGCGTGGACATCATGGGTTACACAAGTTGGGGTTGTATCGACTTGGTGTCAGCATCAACTGCCCAAATGTCTAAACGGTATGGTTTTATCTATGTTGACCGTAACGACGATGGTAGTGGTACGCTAGACCGTTACAAGAAGAAATCATTTAGCTGGTACAAAGACGTGATTGCAACAAATGGTGGCAACTTAAACTAA
- a CDS encoding L,D-transpeptidase family protein, protein MKKVSMWVLGVVLALLIVGYGVGVYYYQSHFLPATTVSNVNVSGMTKSDAEAAVAKANNERTMKITDQGQEVATMNLQEAGFQPAENDSFDTLLKQQTTFTWPVEFVSNALKSVDANENNEWTVDRDTFKAYFNQLNIEQEERKPSTNAQVVINDDTKAVEVVPETQGTEVSADSLADAILSKVKSGASELALSDAYVKPSVTSDDEAIQTTKAKLENILSATIGLQIEDEVVNIPSETLAAWVSTNDQGEVQVDEEAIDQYLYEWNVENAGLNQDHQFQSTESGEVTVTSGIYGWYIEREMTTQLVSEAVLSGEDTVVEPNIWGGGYNQDDFFGTSYIEVDLSKQKMFVYIDGEQKIATDIVSGNTGTDTVPGAYEIWNMENPSVLKGYNPRTQKDYAQPVDYWMAFDFTGQGIHDADWQSNFGGDAYQQNGSLGCINTPPTTMAEVYELAYIGLPVIVF, encoded by the coding sequence ATGAAGAAAGTTTCGATGTGGGTATTGGGGGTAGTCTTAGCATTATTAATAGTGGGCTACGGTGTAGGTGTGTATTATTATCAATCACATTTCTTACCGGCGACGACTGTTTCTAATGTAAATGTCAGTGGGATGACAAAGTCTGACGCGGAAGCTGCAGTAGCCAAGGCCAATAATGAACGTACCATGAAAATTACAGACCAAGGTCAAGAAGTGGCTACGATGAATTTACAAGAAGCCGGCTTTCAACCAGCAGAAAATGACTCGTTTGATACGCTGCTAAAACAACAAACGACTTTCACATGGCCAGTAGAATTTGTTAGCAATGCTTTAAAATCAGTAGATGCTAATGAGAATAATGAATGGACAGTTGATCGTGATACCTTTAAGGCATATTTTAATCAATTAAATATTGAGCAAGAAGAGAGAAAACCGTCAACTAATGCGCAAGTCGTGATTAATGATGATACTAAGGCTGTGGAAGTAGTTCCTGAAACTCAAGGAACGGAGGTTTCAGCAGATTCGTTAGCGGATGCTATCTTATCAAAAGTTAAATCGGGCGCAAGTGAATTGGCCTTATCTGATGCCTATGTGAAGCCATCAGTGACAAGCGATGATGAAGCTATTCAAACGACGAAAGCTAAATTGGAAAATATTTTATCAGCGACAATTGGATTACAAATTGAAGATGAAGTGGTGAATATTCCAAGTGAAACGCTGGCTGCATGGGTAAGTACGAATGATCAAGGAGAAGTTCAAGTAGATGAAGAGGCAATTGATCAATACTTGTATGAATGGAACGTTGAAAATGCTGGTTTAAATCAAGACCATCAATTCCAATCTACTGAATCAGGTGAAGTTACGGTGACATCTGGTATTTATGGTTGGTATATTGAGCGTGAAATGACTACACAATTGGTTTCTGAAGCTGTTCTTTCTGGTGAAGATACAGTCGTTGAACCAAATATTTGGGGTGGCGGCTATAATCAAGATGATTTCTTCGGTACATCTTATATTGAAGTAGATTTAAGTAAACAAAAGATGTTTGTTTATATTGATGGTGAACAAAAAATTGCTACTGATATCGTAAGTGGGAATACAGGTACTGACACGGTGCCAGGCGCTTATGAAATCTGGAACATGGAAAATCCATCTGTTTTAAAAGGGTACAATCCAAGAACGCAAAAAGATTATGCACAACCAGTAGATTATTGGATGGCCTTTGACTTTACGGGACAAGGAATCCATGACGCCGACTGGCAATCAAACTTTGGTGGAGATGCTTACCAACAAAATGGTTCTCTAGGTTGTATTAATACACCGCCAACAACAATGGCAGAAGTTTACGAATTAGCTTATATTGGCTTACCAGTTATCGTATTTTAA